Proteins encoded together in one Bradyrhizobium sp. PSBB068 window:
- the ftsW gene encoding putative lipid II flippase FtsW yields MLARDQRTPFSDWWWTVDKLLLVAIAALMLAGVILSLAASPPVATRIGLDPFHFFNRHVMFLVPSLIVLIGVSFMTPRQIRRTALIVFAVAIALIVLTLLIGPEVKGSRRWITLLGVNIQASEAAKPAFVIVAAWLFAESTKRPEMPATSMALVLLLTLVTLLVMEPDFGQTMLILTVWGALFFIAGMRMIWVFGLAGAAGAGLFGAYLLVPHVAGRIKRFMNPASGDTFQVDTAMEAFWNGGWFGLGPGEGIAKRSLPDSHTDFVFAVAAEEFGIILCLMLVALFGFIVIRTLTRAYATEDMFSRFAASGLAILFGVQATINMAVNLQLIPAKGMTLPFISYGGSSFVSLAYGVGMMLALTRQRPRTEIESMEGASAQRAYA; encoded by the coding sequence ATGCTCGCCCGTGACCAACGCACCCCGTTCTCGGACTGGTGGTGGACCGTCGACAAGCTGCTGCTTGTCGCGATCGCCGCGTTGATGCTGGCCGGCGTCATCCTGTCGCTGGCGGCGAGCCCGCCGGTCGCGACCCGGATCGGGCTCGATCCGTTCCACTTCTTCAACCGCCACGTCATGTTCCTGGTGCCGTCGCTGATCGTGCTGATCGGGGTGTCGTTCATGACGCCGCGGCAGATCCGGCGCACCGCGCTGATCGTGTTCGCGGTCGCGATCGCGCTGATCGTGCTGACGCTGCTGATCGGGCCCGAGGTCAAGGGCTCGCGGCGCTGGATCACGCTGCTCGGGGTCAACATCCAGGCCTCCGAAGCCGCCAAGCCCGCTTTCGTGATCGTTGCGGCATGGCTGTTTGCGGAATCGACCAAGCGGCCGGAGATGCCGGCGACCTCGATGGCACTGGTGCTGCTGCTGACGCTGGTGACGCTGCTGGTGATGGAGCCCGACTTCGGTCAGACCATGCTGATCCTCACCGTGTGGGGCGCGCTGTTCTTCATCGCGGGCATGCGGATGATCTGGGTGTTCGGGCTCGCCGGCGCCGCCGGCGCCGGCCTGTTCGGCGCCTATCTGCTGGTGCCGCACGTCGCCGGCCGCATCAAGCGCTTCATGAATCCGGCCTCCGGCGACACCTTCCAGGTCGACACCGCGATGGAAGCCTTCTGGAACGGCGGCTGGTTCGGCCTCGGTCCGGGCGAGGGCATCGCCAAGCGTAGCCTGCCGGACAGTCACACCGACTTCGTGTTCGCGGTCGCGGCGGAAGAGTTCGGCATCATCCTCTGTTTGATGCTGGTCGCGCTGTTCGGCTTCATCGTGATCCGCACGCTGACGCGGGCCTATGCCACCGAGGACATGTTCTCGCGCTTTGCCGCTTCTGGGCTTGCGATCCTGTTCGGCGTGCAGGCGACGATCAACATGGCGGTCAATCTGCAACTGATCCCGGCCAAGGGCATGACGCTGCCGTTCATCTCCTATGGTGGCTCGTCGTTCGTCTCGCTCGCCTACGGCGTCGGCATGATGCTGGCGCTGACCCGGCAGCGGCCGCGGACCGAGATCGAATCGATGGAGGGCGCCAGCGCGCAGCGCGCCTACGCGTAG
- a CDS encoding UDP-N-acetylmuramoyl-L-alanine--D-glutamate ligase has product MIPVTSFAGKTVAVFGLGGSGLASCHALKAGGAEVIAADDNADNVARAAQAGFTTADLRTVSWVNFAALILTPGAPLTHPAPHWSVLKAREAGVEVIGDVELFCRERRRHAPNAPFVAITGTNGKSTTTALIAHLMKVAGYDTQMGGNIGTAILSLEPPRMGRVHVVEMSSYQIDLTPSLDPSVGILINISEDHIDRHGTLEHYAAVKERLVAGVQQGGAAIVGVDDIWCRNIADRLDRAGNRVVRISVKNPLPDGLYVEHETIVRAQGAARSEIARLGGIGSLRGLHNAQNAACASACALAMDVASDVLQNGLRSFPGLAHRMEQVGRRGHVLFVNDSKGTNADAAAHALSSFADIYWIAGGKPKAGGITGLTEYFPRIRKAYLIGEAAAEFSGTLGAHVPHEMSGTLEVAISSAARDAEVSGLSEAVVLLSPACASFDQYRNFEIRGNAFRDIVQALPGVKPVV; this is encoded by the coding sequence ATGATCCCGGTCACCTCCTTCGCAGGCAAGACGGTCGCGGTGTTCGGGCTCGGCGGCTCGGGGCTCGCGAGCTGCCACGCGCTGAAGGCCGGTGGTGCGGAGGTGATCGCGGCCGACGACAATGCCGACAATGTCGCGAGGGCGGCGCAGGCCGGCTTCACCACTGCCGACCTGCGTACCGTATCATGGGTGAATTTCGCCGCGCTGATCCTGACCCCCGGTGCGCCGCTGACCCATCCGGCGCCGCACTGGAGCGTGCTGAAAGCGCGCGAGGCCGGCGTCGAGGTGATCGGCGACGTCGAATTGTTCTGCCGCGAGCGGCGCCGTCACGCGCCGAACGCGCCGTTCGTCGCCATCACCGGCACCAACGGCAAGTCGACCACGACCGCGCTGATCGCGCATCTGATGAAGGTTGCCGGCTACGACACCCAGATGGGTGGCAATATCGGCACTGCGATCCTGTCGCTGGAGCCGCCGCGGATGGGCCGGGTCCATGTCGTCGAGATGTCGTCCTATCAGATTGATCTCACCCCGTCGCTCGATCCCTCGGTCGGCATCCTGATCAATATCAGCGAAGACCACATCGATCGCCACGGCACGCTGGAGCATTACGCCGCGGTCAAGGAGCGGCTGGTCGCCGGCGTGCAGCAGGGCGGCGCTGCAATTGTCGGTGTCGACGACATCTGGTGCCGTAACATCGCCGACCGGCTCGATCGTGCCGGCAACCGCGTGGTCCGCATCTCGGTGAAGAACCCGCTGCCCGACGGCCTCTATGTCGAGCACGAGACCATCGTGCGTGCGCAGGGTGCGGCACGCAGCGAGATCGCGCGTCTCGGCGGCATCGGCTCGCTGCGCGGCCTGCACAATGCGCAGAACGCCGCATGTGCTTCGGCCTGCGCGCTGGCGATGGACGTCGCCAGCGACGTCCTGCAGAACGGCCTGCGCAGCTTCCCGGGCCTCGCGCACCGCATGGAGCAGGTCGGTCGCCGCGGCCACGTGCTGTTCGTCAACGACTCCAAGGGCACCAATGCCGATGCGGCGGCGCATGCGCTCTCGTCGTTCGCCGACATCTACTGGATCGCCGGCGGCAAGCCGAAGGCCGGCGGCATCACGGGGCTGACCGAATACTTCCCGCGCATCCGCAAGGCCTATCTGATCGGCGAGGCGGCGGCCGAATTCTCCGGCACGCTCGGCGCGCACGTGCCGCACGAGATGTCCGGCACGCTCGAGGTCGCGATCTCAAGCGCCGCGCGCGATGCCGAGGTGTCCGGGCTGAGTGAGGCCGTCGTGCTGCTGTCGCCGGCCTGCGCCTCGTTCGACCAGTATCGCAATTTCGAAATCCGCGGCAACGCCTTTCGCGACATCGTCCAGGCGCTGCCCGGCGTCAAGCCGGTGGTGTAG
- a CDS encoding UDP-N-acetylmuramoylalanyl-D-glutamyl-2,6-diaminopimelate--D-alanyl-D-alanine ligase has protein sequence MSTMLWTSDAMATAMRAATQGALPDGVTGLSIDSRTIAKGEAYFAIKGDVHDGHAFVEAALKAGAGLAVVEAAQREKFPAEAPLLVVDDVLAGLVELAHASRARLNAKIIAVTGSVGKTSTKEALRRVLSAQGETHASVASFNNHWGVPLSLARCPASTRFAVFEIGMNHAGEITPLVKMVRPHVAIITTIEPVHLEFFAGIEAIADAKAEIFSGLEPDGAVVLNRDNGQFARLQKQAKKAGISRIVSFGADKRAEARLIDLSLHATCSAVHADILDHDITYKIGMPGRHMAMNSLAVLAGAALLGADIARAALSLSQLEAPTGRGLRRTLEVGHGEATLIDESYNANPASMGAALNVLGQAPTGAHGRRIAVLGDMLELGPTGPELHRNLNEAVTANRIDLVYCCGPLMRNLWDALSTGKRGGYAESSAALEAQAVAAVRAGDVIMVKGSLGSKMKRIVSALEKRFPDKPAHEEAV, from the coding sequence ATGAGCACGATGTTGTGGACCTCGGATGCGATGGCGACCGCGATGCGCGCCGCGACGCAAGGCGCGTTGCCGGACGGCGTCACCGGTCTCTCGATCGACAGCCGCACCATTGCAAAGGGCGAGGCCTATTTCGCCATCAAGGGTGACGTCCATGATGGACACGCCTTCGTCGAGGCGGCGCTGAAGGCCGGCGCCGGCCTTGCCGTGGTCGAAGCCGCGCAACGCGAAAAATTTCCCGCCGAGGCGCCGCTCCTGGTGGTCGACGACGTGCTCGCCGGCCTCGTCGAACTCGCGCATGCCTCGCGCGCGCGGCTCAATGCGAAGATCATCGCGGTAACTGGCTCGGTCGGCAAGACCTCGACCAAGGAGGCGCTGCGTCGCGTGCTATCGGCACAGGGCGAGACCCATGCCTCGGTCGCATCGTTCAACAATCACTGGGGCGTGCCGTTGTCGTTGGCGCGCTGCCCGGCGAGCACGCGCTTTGCGGTGTTCGAGATCGGCATGAACCATGCCGGCGAGATCACTCCGCTGGTGAAGATGGTGCGGCCGCACGTCGCCATCATCACCACGATCGAGCCGGTGCATCTGGAATTCTTCGCCGGCATCGAGGCGATCGCCGACGCCAAGGCGGAGATCTTTTCCGGACTCGAGCCGGACGGTGCCGTTGTGCTCAACCGCGACAACGGACAATTCGCGCGGCTGCAGAAGCAGGCGAAGAAGGCCGGCATCTCGCGCATCGTCTCGTTCGGTGCCGACAAGCGTGCCGAAGCGCGGCTGATCGACCTCTCGCTGCACGCGACCTGCTCGGCGGTGCATGCGGATATCCTGGATCACGACATCACCTACAAGATCGGCATGCCCGGCCGCCACATGGCGATGAACTCGCTCGCGGTGCTCGCGGGGGCCGCGCTGCTCGGCGCCGATATCGCGCGTGCGGCGCTGTCGCTGTCGCAACTCGAGGCGCCGACCGGCCGCGGTCTTCGTCGCACGCTCGAGGTCGGCCATGGCGAGGCGACGCTGATCGACGAGAGCTACAACGCCAACCCGGCCTCGATGGGCGCCGCGCTCAACGTGCTCGGCCAGGCCCCGACCGGGGCGCATGGTCGGCGCATCGCGGTGCTCGGCGACATGCTCGAACTCGGGCCGACCGGGCCCGAGCTGCATCGTAACCTCAACGAGGCCGTGACCGCCAACCGCATCGACCTCGTATATTGTTGTGGTCCGCTGATGCGGAATTTGTGGGATGCCCTTTCCACCGGCAAGCGGGGAGGCTATGCCGAGAGCTCGGCGGCACTCGAGGCGCAGGCCGTCGCCGCGGTCCGTGCCGGCGACGTGATCATGGTGAAGGGCTCGCTGGGATCGAAGATGAAGCGCATTGTCAGCGCGCTGGAAAAGCGCTTCCCCGACAAACCCGCGCACGAAGAAGCGGTATAG
- a CDS encoding phospho-N-acetylmuramoyl-pentapeptide-transferase, translated as MFYWLIELSNTVPGFGAFRSALNVFRYITFRTGGAMVTGALFVFLFGPWIIDHLRLRQGKGQPIRTDGPQSHLISKKGTPTMGGLMILSGLVVSTLLWANPLNPYVWIVLAVTLGFGFVGFYDDYLKVTKQSHSGFAGKLRLLIEAVIGLAATYALVRLGRDVSSTSLVIPFFKDLVINFGWFFVIFGAFVMVGAGNAVNLTDGLDGLAIVPVMIAAASFGMISYLTGNAVFSEYLQINYVAGTGELAVLCGAVLGAGLGFLWFNAPPASIFMGDTGSLALGGMLGATAVAVKHEIVLAVIGGLFVLEAVSVIVQVTSFKLTGKRVFRMAPLHHHFEQKGWTEPQIVIRFWIISVMLALAGLSTLKLR; from the coding sequence ATGTTCTACTGGTTGATCGAGCTGTCCAACACCGTTCCGGGGTTTGGCGCATTCCGTAGCGCCCTGAACGTGTTCCGCTACATCACTTTCCGCACCGGCGGCGCAATGGTGACCGGCGCGCTGTTCGTGTTCCTGTTCGGGCCCTGGATCATCGATCATTTGAGGCTGCGGCAGGGCAAGGGCCAGCCGATCCGCACCGACGGCCCGCAGTCGCATCTGATCTCCAAGAAGGGCACGCCCACCATGGGCGGGCTGATGATCCTGTCCGGGCTCGTGGTGTCGACGCTGCTCTGGGCCAATCCACTCAATCCCTATGTCTGGATCGTGCTGGCGGTGACGCTCGGCTTCGGCTTCGTCGGCTTCTATGACGACTATCTGAAGGTCACAAAGCAGTCACATAGCGGCTTCGCCGGCAAGCTCCGCCTGCTGATCGAGGCGGTGATCGGCCTCGCCGCCACCTACGCGCTGGTCCGGCTCGGGCGCGACGTGTCCTCGACCTCGCTCGTGATTCCGTTCTTCAAGGACCTCGTGATCAATTTCGGCTGGTTCTTCGTGATCTTCGGTGCCTTCGTCATGGTCGGCGCCGGCAATGCGGTGAACCTGACCGACGGCCTCGACGGTCTCGCCATCGTGCCGGTCATGATCGCGGCGGCAAGCTTCGGCATGATCTCGTATCTCACCGGCAACGCGGTGTTCTCGGAATATCTGCAGATCAATTACGTCGCCGGCACCGGCGAACTGGCGGTGCTATGCGGCGCGGTGCTTGGCGCGGGCCTGGGCTTCCTCTGGTTCAACGCGCCGCCGGCCTCGATCTTCATGGGTGACACCGGCTCGCTTGCGCTCGGCGGCATGCTGGGGGCCACCGCGGTCGCGGTGAAGCACGAGATCGTGCTCGCTGTGATCGGCGGCCTGTTCGTGCTGGAGGCGGTCTCGGTGATCGTGCAGGTCACCTCGTTCAAGCTCACGGGAAAACGCGTGTTCCGGATGGCGCCGCTGCATCATCATTTCGAGCAGAAGGGCTGGACCGAGCCGCAGATCGTGATCCGGTTCTGGATCATCTCGGTGATGCTGGCGCTCGCCGGTCTCTCCACCCTCAAGCTGCGCTGA
- the murB gene encoding UDP-N-acetylmuramate dehydrogenase yields the protein MTFPDITPDLKAAMPELRGRLLANQSLAELTWFRVGGPAQVLFTPADEADLAYFLKRLPRELPVYVVGVGSNLIVRDGGMPGVVIRLAPRAFGETSADGDVVTAGAAALDKRVAETAAAANIGGMEFFFGIPGTIGGALRMNAGANGGETKDVLVEATGVSRDGTRHTFGNAEMKFVYRNSGVDASVIFTSARFRGRITDADAIRARMNEVQTHRETAQPIREKTGGSTFKNPPGNSAWKLIDAAGCRGLKVGGAQVSEMHCNFLINTGNATGHDIETLGETVRERVKQTSGIELHWEIKRIGTS from the coding sequence ATGACCTTCCCCGACATCACGCCCGACCTGAAAGCCGCGATGCCGGAGCTGCGCGGGCGGCTGCTGGCCAACCAGTCGCTGGCCGAGCTGACCTGGTTTCGTGTCGGCGGCCCGGCGCAGGTGCTGTTCACGCCTGCCGATGAAGCCGATCTCGCCTACTTCCTGAAGCGCCTGCCGCGGGAGCTGCCGGTCTATGTCGTCGGCGTCGGCTCCAACCTGATCGTGCGCGACGGCGGCATGCCCGGCGTGGTGATCCGGCTGGCGCCGCGCGCATTCGGCGAGACCAGTGCTGACGGTGATGTCGTCACCGCCGGTGCCGCGGCACTCGACAAGCGCGTCGCCGAGACGGCGGCTGCGGCAAATATCGGCGGCATGGAATTCTTCTTCGGCATCCCCGGTACGATCGGCGGTGCACTGCGCATGAATGCCGGCGCCAATGGCGGCGAGACCAAGGATGTGTTGGTGGAGGCGACCGGCGTCAGTCGCGACGGCACCAGGCACACGTTCGGCAATGCCGAGATGAAGTTCGTCTATCGCAACAGCGGCGTCGATGCGTCCGTTATCTTCACCTCGGCGCGCTTCCGCGGCCGGATCACCGATGCGGATGCGATCCGCGCCCGCATGAACGAGGTGCAGACCCATCGCGAGACCGCGCAGCCGATCCGCGAAAAGACCGGCGGCTCGACCTTCAAGAATCCGCCCGGCAACAGCGCCTGGAAGCTGATCGACGCCGCGGGTTGCCGCGGCCTCAAGGTCGGCGGCGCGCAGGTCTCGGAGATGCACTGCAATTTCCTGATCAACACCGGCAACGCCACCGGGCACGATATCGAGACGCTCGGCGAGACGGTGCGTGAACGGGTCAAGCAGACCAGCGGGATTGAGCTGCACTGGGAAATCAAGCGGATCGGGACAAGCTGA
- the murG gene encoding undecaprenyldiphospho-muramoylpentapeptide beta-N-acetylglucosaminyltransferase, with the protein MDNPPLILLAAGGTGGHLFPAEALAVELIRRGLRVRLATDGRALRYSGLFGKESIELVPSATVRSRNPISLAQTVLMLGYGTLVAANVMRRLKPAAVVGFGGYPTLPPLVAARMLGVPGIIHDANAVLGRANRFLSGRVNAIATSLPGVLDRDPALAGKATTVGTPMRPAILAAAAVKYTPPEVNGPLRLLVVGGSQGARVMSDIVPPAIEQLDPALWSRLIVTQQVREEDMERVRAVYDRLKINAELAPFFADLPARLASSQLVISRSGAGTVAELAAIGRPSILVPLPGAIDQDQFANAGVLSQAGGALRITQGDFTPERLAAEISAFAAEPSRLTAMADAARSVGRLDAAERLADLVAKVAAL; encoded by the coding sequence ATGGACAATCCGCCCCTGATTCTGCTGGCGGCCGGCGGAACCGGCGGCCATCTGTTCCCGGCCGAAGCGCTCGCCGTGGAACTGATCAGGCGTGGCCTGCGGGTCCGGCTCGCGACCGACGGCCGCGCGCTGCGCTATTCCGGCCTGTTCGGCAAGGAGAGCATCGAGCTGGTGCCGAGCGCGACCGTGCGCAGCCGCAACCCGATCTCGCTCGCACAAACCGTGCTGATGCTCGGCTACGGCACGCTGGTCGCCGCCAATGTGATGCGCCGGCTGAAGCCTGCGGCCGTGGTCGGCTTCGGCGGCTATCCCACCTTGCCACCGCTGGTGGCGGCGCGGATGCTCGGCGTTCCCGGGATCATCCATGATGCCAATGCGGTGCTCGGCCGCGCCAACCGCTTCCTCTCCGGCCGCGTCAACGCGATCGCGACCTCGCTGCCCGGCGTGCTCGATCGCGATCCGGCCCTCGCCGGCAAGGCCACCACCGTCGGCACGCCGATGCGCCCGGCGATCCTTGCCGCGGCTGCGGTGAAATACACACCGCCCGAAGTGAACGGGCCGCTGCGCCTGCTCGTGGTCGGCGGCAGCCAGGGCGCGCGGGTGATGAGCGACATCGTGCCGCCGGCGATCGAGCAGCTCGATCCCGCGCTGTGGAGTCGCCTGATCGTCACCCAGCAGGTGCGTGAAGAGGACATGGAGCGGGTGCGCGCGGTCTACGACCGGCTCAAGATCAACGCCGAGCTGGCGCCGTTCTTCGCCGACCTGCCGGCACGGCTGGCCTCGAGCCAGCTGGTGATCTCGCGTTCCGGCGCCGGCACCGTGGCCGAGCTCGCCGCGATCGGCCGGCCCTCGATCCTGGTGCCGCTGCCGGGCGCGATCGATCAGGACCAGTTCGCCAATGCCGGCGTGCTGTCGCAGGCAGGCGGCGCGCTGCGCATCACGCAGGGCGACTTCACGCCGGAGCGGCTGGCGGCCGAGATCTCGGCCTTCGCCGCCGAGCCCTCGAGACTGACCGCGATGGCGGACGCCGCGCGCAGTGTCGGCCGGCTCGATGCCGCCGAGCGGCTGGCTGATCTGGTGGCGAAGGTAGCTGCGTTGTAA
- a CDS encoding UDP-N-acetylmuramate--L-alanine ligase — MRLPREIGPIHFVGIGGIGMSGIAEVLINLGYTVQGSDASDNYNLDRLRKKGAKVSVGHTAENVDGADVVVVSTAIKRDNPELMAARERRIPVVRRAEMLAELMRLKSCVAIAGTHGKTTTTTMVATLLDAGGLDPTVINGGIINAYGSNARLGAGDWMVVEADESDGTFLKLPSDVVIVTNIDPEHLDHFKTFEAIQDAFRNFVENVPFYGFAVMCTDHPVVQTLVGKIEDRRIITYGQNPQADAQLLDLTPMGGGSKFKVAIRDRKTGATHEIEDIMLPMPGRHNASNATAAIAVAHQLGVSDDVIRQAMAGFGGVKRRFTKTGETNGITVIDDYGHHPVEIAAVLKAARESTDGKIIAVVQPHRYTRLQSLFEEFCTCFNDADAVVVAEVYPAGEAPIAGVDRDHFAAGLRAHGHRNVVPLPNPGELAKIVHGLAKSGDLVVCLGAGNITQWAYALPGELKALG, encoded by the coding sequence ATGAGACTGCCGCGCGAGATCGGACCCATTCACTTCGTCGGGATCGGCGGCATCGGCATGAGCGGTATCGCCGAGGTGCTGATCAATCTCGGCTACACCGTGCAGGGCTCGGACGCGTCCGACAATTACAATCTCGACCGGCTGCGCAAGAAGGGCGCCAAGGTTTCGGTCGGCCACACCGCGGAGAACGTGGACGGCGCCGACGTCGTCGTGGTCTCGACTGCGATCAAGCGCGACAATCCCGAGCTGATGGCGGCGCGTGAGCGGCGCATTCCGGTGGTGCGGCGCGCCGAGATGCTGGCCGAATTGATGCGGCTGAAGAGCTGCGTTGCGATCGCCGGCACCCATGGCAAGACCACCACGACCACGATGGTCGCGACCTTGCTTGACGCCGGGGGGCTCGATCCGACCGTGATCAATGGCGGCATCATCAATGCCTACGGCTCAAACGCGCGGCTCGGGGCCGGCGACTGGATGGTGGTCGAGGCCGACGAGAGCGACGGCACCTTCCTGAAGCTGCCGTCCGACGTGGTCATCGTCACCAACATCGATCCCGAGCATCTCGATCACTTCAAGACCTTCGAGGCGATCCAGGATGCGTTCCGCAATTTCGTCGAGAATGTTCCGTTCTACGGCTTTGCCGTGATGTGCACCGATCACCCGGTGGTACAAACCCTGGTCGGCAAGATCGAGGATCGCCGCATCATCACCTATGGTCAGAATCCGCAGGCCGATGCGCAGCTGCTGGATCTGACGCCGATGGGTGGCGGCTCGAAATTCAAGGTGGCGATCCGCGATCGCAAGACCGGCGCGACGCATGAGATCGAGGACATCATGCTGCCGATGCCCGGGCGCCACAACGCATCCAATGCGACTGCGGCGATCGCGGTCGCGCATCAGCTCGGCGTGTCCGACGACGTGATCCGCCAGGCGATGGCCGGCTTCGGTGGCGTCAAGCGGCGTTTCACCAAGACCGGCGAGACCAATGGCATCACCGTGATCGACGATTACGGCCATCATCCGGTCGAGATCGCAGCCGTGCTGAAGGCGGCGCGGGAATCCACCGACGGCAAGATCATTGCCGTGGTGCAGCCGCATCGCTACACCCGCCTGCAGTCGCTGTTCGAGGAATTCTGCACCTGCTTCAACGACGCCGATGCGGTCGTGGTCGCCGAGGTCTATCCGGCCGGCGAGGCGCCGATCGCAGGTGTCGACCGCGACCATTTCGCCGCCGGCCTGCGCGCCCACGGCCATCGCAACGTGGTGCCGCTGCCGAACCCGGGCGAACTTGCAAAGATCGTTCACGGCCTCGCCAAGTCCGGCGACCTCGTCGTATGCCTCGGCGCCGGCAACATCACGCAATGGGCCTATGCACTGCCCGGCGAATTGAAGGCGCTGGGGTGA
- a CDS encoding D-alanine--D-alanine ligase: protein MTVTILFGGTNKERLVSVASAQALHRALPGAELWFWDVDDTVHAVTSEQLLGHARPFEVDFRPPGHGIALDQALDKASAEQRVLVLGLHGGRAENGELQAMCEMRGVAFTGSGSASSHLAFDKPSAKRFAAIAGINAPQGISVEQIDDAFAKHGKLIAKPAKDGSSYGLIFVNAQQDLVAVRNAAKHEDYLIEPFVSGVEATCGVLEQSDGSVFALPPIEIVPAEGGFDYTAKYLLKSTQEICPGRFAPEVSAAIMDHALRAHRALSCTGYSRSDFIVSANGPVYLETNTLPGLTAASLYPKALKAQGIGFADFLGDQIELGRRRARR, encoded by the coding sequence ATGACGGTGACCATTCTGTTCGGCGGCACCAACAAGGAGCGGCTGGTTTCGGTGGCGAGCGCGCAGGCGCTGCATCGCGCGCTGCCGGGCGCGGAACTCTGGTTCTGGGACGTCGACGACACCGTGCATGCGGTGACGTCCGAACAGCTGCTCGGCCACGCGCGGCCGTTCGAGGTTGATTTCAGGCCGCCCGGTCATGGCATCGCGCTCGACCAGGCGCTCGACAAGGCAAGCGCCGAGCAGCGCGTGCTGGTGCTCGGCCTGCACGGCGGCCGCGCCGAGAATGGCGAATTGCAGGCGATGTGCGAGATGCGCGGCGTCGCGTTCACCGGCTCCGGCTCGGCGTCGTCGCACCTGGCGTTCGACAAGCCGTCGGCGAAGCGTTTTGCCGCGATCGCAGGCATCAACGCGCCGCAGGGCATCAGCGTCGAGCAGATCGACGACGCCTTCGCGAAGCACGGCAAACTGATCGCAAAGCCCGCCAAGGACGGATCGAGCTACGGGCTGATCTTCGTCAACGCGCAGCAGGACCTCGTCGCGGTCCGCAACGCGGCCAAGCATGAAGACTATCTGATCGAGCCCTTCGTCTCGGGCGTGGAGGCGACCTGCGGCGTGCTCGAGCAATCCGACGGCTCAGTGTTCGCGCTGCCGCCGATCGAGATCGTGCCGGCGGAGGGAGGCTTCGACTACACAGCCAAATACCTTTTGAAGTCGACTCAGGAGATCTGTCCCGGCCGGTTCGCGCCCGAGGTCAGCGCCGCGATCATGGACCATGCGTTGCGGGCGCACCGCGCGCTGTCCTGCACCGGCTACTCGCGGAGCGACTTCATCGTGTCGGCTAATGGCCCGGTCTACCTCGAGACCAACACGCTGCCCGGGCTGACCGCGGCATCACTTTACCCTAAGGCCTTGAAAGCACAGGGGATCGGGTTTGCCGACTTCCTGGGCGACCAGATCGAGCTCGGCCGCCGCCGCGCCAGACGTTAA